A part of Arachis hypogaea cultivar Tifrunner chromosome 12, arahy.Tifrunner.gnm2.J5K5, whole genome shotgun sequence genomic DNA contains:
- the LOC112730045 gene encoding uncharacterized protein produces the protein MNNCDDESAARTRPFSFEEIMHRRRNKELLENVKVPFKEAWNKSPRSSTNKIPDHIESMSYKHDRSPPYSRQKHVSEEIVNATSRKNIKSTIAKEDDLTGGKDSEKYIPKVKSSVGSRDIGKITKEKSGKEMAGLSKNGYEDGIKHQRDPVNKDRHAETIKSRSERKTKKNDHTGDFENINEYHFERKHDKSRNGREKSRKHLINDSDKLAEKKHQRDLDKGRHGEGKGKHDREAKRKYQNLDDKSLDRDAMVKQDLGKHHNQWIQERKQRWENVSHHEESTVKRRRSRSQEHDNKRRRRRSPSFSPRSAKHTYHDEERKELPMLSLKDSSRKKHSDVYRDRASTNGSSSHNHRHGASTSGLGGYSPRKRKSEAAAKTPSPSKHSTEKKRAGWDLTPGGADNSPQAFVSSSFQLSNHAMLSNIQSMATSVDPTVVKPLAMILNDVSIGKNAHIDPVQLTQATRPMRRLYLENVPTSVTEKAVMDSFNNLLLSSGVNHIVQAQPCISCILHKDKGQAVVEFLTAEDASSALSFDGSTLFGCSMKIRRPKDYVEVTTGEPERSDDTAFATSDVVIDSPNKIFVGGISSQVSSEMLMEIAGAFGSLKAYHFETGDNIGSHAFLEYVDHSVTIKACAGLNGMKLGGGVLTVVQAMPDALAMENGGKLPSYIIPEHAKPLLRKPTQVLKIKNVFAMESISSLPGMAVEEILEDVRLECARFGTIKSLNVVKHTGEMNSEPKSESEVKNKVDFEEALEDRMCNTNDEEPSFSERATLLESKGSSGMDSYYEKELEDKVDDNCSVGLNDDAFDDKSCLEQCESDVTAKDTGNKSIPSSNTQECAGYLDTPEDGPKSLDNMVANNTGSEAETKTVASIVDPNNSVCVVQESSPKHDEEDDIHDSVFEQGSVLVEFGRTEACCSVAHCLHGRLFDGRTVTVEYVSLNQYRARFNK, from the exons ATGAATAATTGTGATGATGAGAGTGCAGCCCGTACAAGGCCGTTTAGTTTTGAGGAGATCATGcatagaagaagaaacaaagaatTGCTTGAAAATGTGAAAGTCCCATTCAAGGAAGCATGGAATAAATCACCAAGAAGTTCTACAAACAAAATACCTGATCATATTGAATCTATGAGTTATAAACATGATAGAAGTCCACCCTATAGCAGGCAAAAACATGTTTCTGAGGAAATAGTAAATGCAACTTCTAGAAAGAACATTAAGAGCACTATTGCAAAGGAAGACGATTTAACTGGAGGGAAAGATAGCGAAAAGTATATTCCAAAAGTCAAATCAAGTGTTGGATCTCGTGACATTGGCAAGATAACTAAAGAAAAGTCTGGTAAAGAGATGGCAGGATTGAGTAAAAATGGCTATGAAGATGGGATTAAGCATCAAAGAGACCCGGTTAATAAGGATAGACATGCAGAAACAATTAAATCAAGATCTGaaaggaaaacaaagaaaaatgatcACACTGGAGATTTTGAGAATATTAATGAGTATCATTTTGAAAGAAAGCATGACAAAAGTAGAAATGGTAGGGAGAAATCAAGAAAACATTTGATTAATGATTCTGACAAATTAGCTGAAAAGAAGCATCAAAGAGATTTGGATAAGGGTAGGCATGGAGAGGGTAAAGGAAAACATGATAGAGAAGCCAAGAGAAAATACCAAAATCTAGATGATAAATCCCTTGACAGGGATGCAATGGTGAAACAAGATCTTGGCAAACATCATAACCAATGGATTCAAGAGAGGAAACAAAGATGGGAAAATGTGTCACATCATGAAGAATCAACCGTAAAGAGGAGACGATCAAGAAGTCAAGAACATGataacaaaagaagaagaagaagatcccCATCCTTTTCACCAAGGTCAGCAAAACATACCTATCATGATGAAGAACGGAAAGAGTTGCCAATGCTTTCTCTGAAAGATAGCTCTAGGAAAAAGCATTCTGATGTTTATAGAGATAGAGCATCAACTAACGGCTCAAGTAGTCATAACCATCGGCATGGTGCGTCAACAAGTGGACTTGGTGGCTATTCACCAAGGAAGAGGAAAAGTGAAGCTGCTGCTAAGACTCCGTCACCATCTAAGCATTCAACAGAGAAGAAACGGGCAGGATGGGATCTTACCCCTGGTGGGGCAGATAATTCTCCTCAAGCTTTTGTTTCTTCTAGTTTTCAGTTATCGAACCATGCCATGTTATCAAACATACAGAGCATGGCTACTTCTGTTGATCCGACTGTTGTCAAGCCTTTGGCAATGATTCTGAATGATGTATCAATAGGGAAGAATGCCCACATTGATCCTGTCCAATTGACACAAGCTACCCGACCTATGAGAAGGCTTTATCTTGAGAATGTACCAACTTCAGTCACCGAGAAAGCTGTGATGGATAGTTTCAATAACCTCTTGCTCTCTTCAGGTGTTAATCATATCGTGCAGGCCCAACCATGTATCAGCTGCATT TTGCATAAAGATAAAGGCCAAGCAGTTGTAGAGTTCCTGACGGCTGAGGATGCCTCAAGTGCTCTTTCTTTTGATGGTAGTACACTTTTCGGCTGCAGCATGAAAATTAGACGGCCCAAAGATTATGTTGAAGTTACA ACTGGTGAACCAGAGAGATCAGATGATACTGCTTTCGCAACAAGTGATGTAGTGATTGATTCACCCAACAAG ATCTTCGTAGGTGGAATTTCAAGTCAAGTTTCTTCAGAGATG CTTATGGAGATTGCTGGTGCATTTGGATCTTTGAAGGCTTACCACTTTGAGACCGGGGACAACATTGGATCACATGCCTTTCTCGAG TACGTGGATCACTCTGTTACCATCAAAGCATGTGCGGGTCTGAATGGTATGAAACTAGGAGGTGGAGTGCTAACAGTTGTTCAGGCTATGCCTGATGCGTTGGCCATG GAAAATGGCGGGAAGCTACCATCTTATATCATTCCAGAGCATGCAAAGCCACTGCTTAGAAAGCCAACACAAGTTTTAAAGATTAAAAATGtg TTTGCAATGGAGTCCATTTCATCTCTTCCGGGCATGGCAGTTGAAGAAATTTTGGAGGATGTGCGATTGGAATGTGCAAG ATTTGGGACTATTAAATCCCTTAATGTTGTCAAGCACACCGGTGAGATGAACTCCGAACCTAAATCAGAATCTGAAGTTAAAAACAAAGTGGACTTTGAAGAAGCTTTGGAAGACAGAATGTGTAATACTAATGACGAAGAACCTAGCTTTTCTGAAAGGGCGACTTTACTCGAGTCCAAAGGATCAAGTGGAATGGACTCCTATTATGAGAAAGAGCTGGAAGATAAAGTTGATGACAATTGCAGTGTTGGTTTAAATGATGATGCTTTTGATGATAAATCATGTCTAGAACAGTGTGAAAGTGATGTAACAGCTAAGGATACAGGGAATAAGAGCATACCCAGTAGTAATACTCAAGAATGTGCCGGTTACCTGGACACACCGGAAGATGGACCAAAATCACTTGATAATATGGTTGCTAACAATACTGGTTCAGAGGCCGAAACGAAGACTGTGGCTAGCATTGTTGATCCAAACAACAGTGTATGTGTGGTTCAGGAAAGCTCTCCCAAACATGATGAGGAAGATGATATTCACGACAGTGTATTTGAACAAGGTTCTGTTCTTGTTGAGTTCGGAAGGACTGAAGCATGTTGCTCAGTGGCACATTGTTTACATGGACGTCTCTTCGACGGCCGAACAGTTACAGTCGAGTATGTTTCTCTCAATCAATATAGGGCAAGGTTTAACAAATGA